The following proteins come from a genomic window of Alicyclobacillus dauci:
- the thrC gene encoding threonine synthase translates to MREGQTGLSGWPGLLSAYSEWLPVSEQTPKLSLHEGNTPLIYAHKLSEQVGVHVYLKYEGTNPTGSFKDRGMVLAVAKAKEAGKRTVICASTGNTSAAAAAYAARAGMNAVILIPHGYVALGKLAQAVQYGARIVAVRGNFDAALDIVRDVAEPLGMEIVNSINPYRLMGQQTAAFEVCDVLGDAPDGLYIPVGNAGNISAYWMGFKAYHQAGKVAETPRMFGFEAEGAAAIVRNEPIENPETFATAIRIGKPASWDKAVNAAKESDGAIDYVTDDEIAEAYRLIAREGIFAEPGSAASVAGLLKRHRAGHLTPGQTIVCVLTGNGLKDPDSAIRLAGDVTEVVDCDKVAVESLLGGHA, encoded by the coding sequence ATGAGAGAGGGTCAAACAGGTCTCAGTGGATGGCCGGGTTTGTTGTCTGCCTATAGTGAATGGCTGCCCGTTTCAGAACAAACACCGAAACTGAGTTTACATGAAGGAAATACGCCGTTAATTTACGCGCACAAATTGAGTGAACAAGTTGGTGTTCACGTCTACCTGAAATACGAGGGTACCAATCCCACCGGATCGTTTAAGGATAGAGGTATGGTTCTGGCCGTCGCGAAAGCGAAAGAGGCGGGGAAGCGAACAGTCATTTGTGCGAGCACGGGCAACACGTCCGCTGCGGCCGCTGCCTATGCAGCACGCGCAGGTATGAACGCGGTGATCCTCATCCCGCACGGGTACGTGGCACTTGGCAAGCTGGCCCAGGCGGTTCAATACGGTGCGAGAATCGTGGCTGTGCGGGGAAACTTTGACGCTGCCCTCGACATCGTTCGCGATGTCGCTGAGCCCCTTGGCATGGAAATTGTCAACTCTATCAATCCATATCGTCTCATGGGGCAACAGACAGCCGCATTTGAAGTTTGCGATGTTCTCGGGGATGCCCCAGATGGATTGTATATTCCAGTAGGCAATGCAGGTAATATCAGTGCCTATTGGATGGGTTTCAAAGCCTACCACCAAGCGGGCAAGGTGGCAGAGACGCCGAGGATGTTCGGGTTTGAGGCAGAAGGTGCTGCAGCCATTGTGCGCAATGAGCCAATTGAAAACCCGGAAACATTCGCGACAGCCATTCGCATCGGCAAACCAGCATCGTGGGACAAGGCAGTGAATGCTGCAAAGGAGTCTGACGGTGCCATCGATTATGTCACAGATGATGAGATTGCTGAGGCGTACAGACTTATCGCACGTGAAGGAATATTTGCAGAACCCGGGTCGGCGGCGAGTGTGGCGGGTCTCCTCAAGCGTCATCGGGCTGGTCACCTCACACCCGGTCAAACGATAGTTTGTGTCCTCACAGGGAATGGGCTGAAGGATCCCGACAGCGCTATTCGGTTGGCAGGCGATGTAACGGAAGTGGTTGACTGTGACAAAGTCGCCGTTGAATCACTTTTAGGAGGCCATGCATGA